The segment CAGTCCGCGGGCGCGCGCGAGGTCTACCTCATCGAGGAGCCCATGGCCGCGGCCATCGGGGCCAACCTGCCCATCACAGAACCCACCTCCAACATGATCGTGGACATCGGCGGCGGCACCACCGAGATCGCGGTCATCTCCCTCTCGGGCATCGTCTACGCCCGCAGTGTGCGCATCGGCGGCGACAAGATGGACGAGGCGATCATGCAGCACGTCAAACGCAAGTACAACATGCTCATCGGCGAATCCACGGCCGAACAGATCAAGATGCACATCGGCTCCGCCTACCCGCTGGGCGACGAGGAGCCGACCATGGAGGTCAAGGGGCGCGACCTGGTAACCGGCATCCCCCAAAACCGGCCCATCACGGCCGAAGAGGTGCGCGAGGCCATCAGCGAGCAGGTGGAGGGCATTGTCCAGGGGGTACGCATCGCCCTTGAGCAGACCCCGCCGGAGCTGGCGGCGGACATCGTGGACCGCGGCATCGTCCTGACCGGCGGCGGCGCCCTGCTCAAGGGGCTCGACATGCTCCTTCAGCACGAGACGCAGCTGCCCATCACCGTGGTCGAAGACCCCCTGACTGCCGTTGTGCTGGGCTCGGGCAAGGCGCTGGACAACATAGACCTGTACAAGGACATCACCACAGACTAGGTAACCGGAAGCGTGAAAAAGCCCAAGAAGATCGCCATCGTGATCGTGGCGGGGCTCTTCGTGTACCTGAGCCTGTATACGTGGAACCTGCGCACCGGGCATCTGGACGCCCTTTCAAGCTACACCGGCCTTGATATCGCAAGCCTCATTATCCGCCCGGGGCAATGGGTCCACCATAAGTCATTGGGATTCTGGGAGCGCTACATCCACCTCGTCGGTCTCAAGCAGCAAAACGACGAGCTGGTCCGCGACAATGCCCGGCTGGTGCGCCATAACATGCTCCTCGCAGCCGAGGCGCGGTCTGCCCACCGGCTTGAAAACCTGCTGGGATTCACCCCTCCAGGGCAATGGGAGTTCAGCGGGGCCCGGGTCATAGCCCACCGCATGGGGCCGACCGGGAGCCTGGCCACCCTGGCCGTGGACCGGGGCGCCGCATCCGGGGTGTCCAAGGACATGCCGGTGGTCAGCCTGGACGGGGTCGTGGGCCGTGTGCTGCGCACCGGAGGCATCGCCTCCACCGTGCTGCTGCTCACGGACGCCAACAGCCGCATAGCCGTCATCGGCGAAAACAACCGGACGCCGGGCATGCTCTCGGGCCAGGGCTACGGCCAGCCCCTGGTGGTCCACTACATGAATCTCAACGCGGTCATCGACCCCGGCGAACTGCTGCTCACCTCGGGGCTTTCCGGCATCTTTCCCAAGGGACTGCCTGTGGCCCGGGTGGTCCGGGTGCGCCGCTCGGACATCTCGCTCTTCCTCACGGTGGAGGCCGACCCTCTGGTGGATGTGGTCGGGCTCGAGGAGGTTCTGCTGCTCCACCGCGCTTCCGCGGCACCGGACGACTCCGGGGCGGCACAGGAGGAGGCACAGGGTGTTCTCGGGCAATAATCTCATTGCCCTGCTCTGGTGGGGCGCCTACACGGTGGCCGCCGTCTGGCTGCACAGATTCGTGCCCGGCGTGGACCTTTTCGCCCCGGGCATCGTACTCTCCCTGCAGGAAGACGGCGGACGGCGCACCCTCTGGCTGGCCCTGTGCTGGATGCTGATCATCGAAGGCACGGGCAACCTGCCCTTTGGCTACGGGTTGGCGTGGTACGGCGTACTCCTGGTGCTGTATCTGCTCGGCCGATCCGTGTTCGAGGCGCGCTCTCTGGTCTTCATGTGCCTGCTTGGACTGGCCCTGGGCGCACTGCACCCGGTCATCACCCACGGCTTGGCCTCGCTGGCCGAACTGACGGTGAATGACCGCCAGTTGCTTCTGGAAGGGGCTCTCCAGGCCGCATTCTTCCCCGTGATCTGGGTGATCGCGGGCAAAGCCTTTCCCAAGGTGTTGAGGCAGGATGTCAAACCTTTATGACAACGCCAGCCAGCAGCCCCCGCGCTCGGGACTGCTCCTGCTCCAGGGTCTCATCTTCCTGGTGTTCTGCCTCTTTGCCGTGCGCCTGTGGTATCTCCAGATCCATCGCGGCGAGTTCTACGCCCGCAAGGCAAAGGAAAACCAGCTGCGCCAGGAATCCATATTCGCCCCTCGCGGGCTGATCCGCGACAGAAACGGCGACCTCCTGGCGGTCAACGAGCCCGCCTACGCACTGGGCCTTGTCCGCGAGGACTGCCAGGACGTGGACGGCACCCTCAGACAGGTGGCCCAGTGGACAGACGGCAACTTCGACGACCTCAAGGGGCTCTTCGTCAAGAACCAGAAACGGGTCAAGAGCTTTGAGCCCCTGATCCTGGTGCCCGACCTCTCCTTTGATCAGGTGGCGCTCATTGACGCCAACAGGCTGCGCTGGCCGGGGCTGGCCATCCAGGTGCGGCCCCGACGCCAGTATCGCCACGGCAAACTCCTGGGCCATGTGCTCGGGTACGTGGCCGAGGCCAACGAAGAGGAGATGGAGCGGCGGCCCGAACTGGCCCTGGGCGACTATGTGGGCAAACAGGGCATTGAGCTTGTGCTGGAGGACCGCATGCGCGGGGTCAAGGGACTGAGCCAGTTCGAAGTGGATGTCACCGGCCGCAGGCTCCAGGAACGCGTGCTCAAACACCCGCGGGCAGGACACGAAATCTCCTTGTCCATCGACCTGGGACTACAGGAACTGGCCATGGACTGGCTCGACGAGGAGGCCGGAGGCGTGGTGGTCATGGACGCGGACACCGGCCAGCTCTGGGCCCTGGCCACCTCTCCCTCCTACGACCCCAACGCCTTTACCTCGGGCCTGACCCCGGCCCAGTGGGCGGAACTGCGCGACAACCCTCAACATCCCATGCAGAACCGCGTCATCCAATCGGTCTACCCGCCCGGGTCGGTATTCAAGCATGTGGTGGCTGGCGCCGGCCTGCACTACGGCATGCTCGACCCCAAAGAAGTGGTTCACTGCCCAGGTTTCACCCAGCTCGGCAGCCACGTTTTCCGCTGCTGGCGCAAGGGCGGCCACGGCAACGTCAACATGGAGCGCGCCCTGATCGAATCCTGCGACGTGTATTTCTATCGGCAGGGCAAGAAGCTGACGGTGGACCGCATGAGCGAGTTCGCCTTTGCCAGCGGTTTCGGCCACCCCACCGGCATCGACCTGCCCCACGAAAAGGGGGGGAACATCCCCACCCGCGAATGGAAGCGCAGACGCTTCGGCGAGGGCTGGCAGGGAGGCGACAACCTGAACATGTCCATTGGCCAGGGGTACACCCTGGTCACACCGCTGCAGGTGGCGCGGTTTTTCGCCGCGGCCCTCAACGGCGGCAAGCTGCTCAAGCCCCTGTTGCTCAAGGACGACAAGCCCGTGGTTCAGGGACAGGTTCCCTTGAACCAGGAACA is part of the Pseudodesulfovibrio alkaliphilus genome and harbors:
- the mrdA gene encoding penicillin-binding protein 2 — protein: MSNLYDNASQQPPRSGLLLLQGLIFLVFCLFAVRLWYLQIHRGEFYARKAKENQLRQESIFAPRGLIRDRNGDLLAVNEPAYALGLVREDCQDVDGTLRQVAQWTDGNFDDLKGLFVKNQKRVKSFEPLILVPDLSFDQVALIDANRLRWPGLAIQVRPRRQYRHGKLLGHVLGYVAEANEEEMERRPELALGDYVGKQGIELVLEDRMRGVKGLSQFEVDVTGRRLQERVLKHPRAGHEISLSIDLGLQELAMDWLDEEAGGVVVMDADTGQLWALATSPSYDPNAFTSGLTPAQWAELRDNPQHPMQNRVIQSVYPPGSVFKHVVAGAGLHYGMLDPKEVVHCPGFTQLGSHVFRCWRKGGHGNVNMERALIESCDVYFYRQGKKLTVDRMSEFAFASGFGHPTGIDLPHEKGGNIPTREWKRRRFGEGWQGGDNLNMSIGQGYTLVTPLQVARFFAAALNGGKLLKPLLLKDDKPVVQGQVPLNQEQLDLLYRALVRTVDDDRGTCRRLRTAGVVVGGKTGTAQVVRLTDALKALKDDDIPYRFRDHAWMAATAEKEGRRFAIVAMIEHGLHGSSGAGPVVKALIDYIFYGKITPKPEAQKARSRAARLLSHNATGGGRAN
- a CDS encoding rod shape-determining protein, translated to MGSLLNKIIGSFSNDLAIDLGTANTLVYVKGKGVMLSEPSVVAVKKDSRGGKAVLAVGSEAKKMLGRTPGNIVAIRPMKDGVIADFEVTEAMLRHFISKVHNSRRLVRPRIMICVPTGITQVEKRAVRESAQSAGAREVYLIEEPMAAAIGANLPITEPTSNMIVDIGGGTTEIAVISLSGIVYARSVRIGGDKMDEAIMQHVKRKYNMLIGESTAEQIKMHIGSAYPLGDEEPTMEVKGRDLVTGIPQNRPITAEEVREAISEQVEGIVQGVRIALEQTPPELAADIVDRGIVLTGGGALLKGLDMLLQHETQLPITVVEDPLTAVVLGSGKALDNIDLYKDITTD
- the mreC gene encoding rod shape-determining protein MreC codes for the protein MKKPKKIAIVIVAGLFVYLSLYTWNLRTGHLDALSSYTGLDIASLIIRPGQWVHHKSLGFWERYIHLVGLKQQNDELVRDNARLVRHNMLLAAEARSAHRLENLLGFTPPGQWEFSGARVIAHRMGPTGSLATLAVDRGAASGVSKDMPVVSLDGVVGRVLRTGGIASTVLLLTDANSRIAVIGENNRTPGMLSGQGYGQPLVVHYMNLNAVIDPGELLLTSGLSGIFPKGLPVARVVRVRRSDISLFLTVEADPLVDVVGLEEVLLLHRASAAPDDSGAAQEEAQGVLGQ